The Amaranthus tricolor cultivar Red isolate AtriRed21 chromosome 14, ASM2621246v1, whole genome shotgun sequence DNA window agaaatttttaataatgagaAGCTAAAAAGTAAAATTGCTTAAATTAGTACTTCACATGTATTCCTATTTGTGCGGAAATTATCAGATTATTGTATGATAATGATTAATGAGTGATAGAGTTAGAGCACAGACAACTGTAAATTGATtatgagtgtaaatatttaacgagtaaataaaagtcaaagcagaaaaataaaattaaattagatagaaaattaaaggaatttgattgtAAAGAAGGTGGAGGTATTGGTTAGAAGGTAATAAAAATGGATAAAACAACAATTATTTCCCCCATATTGGAGTATAAATTTATCTTAGGGGAGGGTGGAGGATACTTTCCTCCAAATGAGGAAAATTATCATCCTTTTTTATTCATCGTTTAAAGTTTACTCTCATTTTACATCTTTCACAAGTATTTCAATTGCTTCATTTGCATCTCcacttacctttatttcactagtttgatttttttacctcttaaatatttatactcaatccAAGCGACCACTAAGTGTACGTTTACATTTCCTAGTTTTAAAGCTTTTGAAATCTATCTATCTCTAAATcttcttataaaaaaatcattagatatAAGTAGATGTTAACTTTTTCTGTCAGCTAGAAagtaactcaactaaaagcttaaattgATAGTTACAGACTTACATCCAATATTGTTATTAGAATGATCGATAATGAATAAGGTCGAAATCAGTAAAATTGAATCATTATATCTTACTGTAGGAATTACAGCTCTAGaaaatgttatatactctaaaacgTACCCTACTAGCTCATAATAGTCATTCGAATTTAAAATGTAGATacaatatatatgtgtataataataatacgtATCATGCATTTTGAAGTGTTACATACCTAATAGGGTAAGAGTAGCAACCAGCAACTTTATCAGTCTTATAGTGGGTAGAAAGTTGGTGTGTGTAGGTAATATTTCTTaatcaaattgaattaaaatagtCACCAAAATCAAATGTTTAGTTATTTTAATCAAACTATGGCAATCAGTTTCAAATTTAGTTATCGCTGGCTGTTTGCCACACACAATTCCACATTTGCATTTCTCATAGGTCATAGTTAGCCTAGTATACTATGTACTACATATATCCTTATCAAAATAATGTCTCCGAGGTAGGGTTAATGATAGTATTGTCGTTTTCCAACCcttattttcctataaataGGGGTAGACTCTCATGAACTTGTATGCAATTAATCAAAGGACAAGTGTAAGAGTGTGTTTTAGTGAGTGAGTTAAAATCATGGGGAGGTTTTGGAAAGCTTTAGGGATGTCTGTTCTAGTGTTGACACTTGGGGTTTTCTTTGTAGGGTTAGTGGAAGGAAGGAGATTGGAAGAAACAACCAATGTGGGTAAGGAGGGTTGTGAAGAAGGTGGTTATGGTGGAGGTGTTGGTAAAGGTGGTGGATATGGAGGTGGAATTGGTCATGGTGGTGGTTATGGAGGTGGAGTAGGAGGAGGTCATGGAGGTGGTATAGGAGGAGGACATGGAGGTGGCGTCGAAGGTGGTCATGGTGGTGGTATTGGAGTAGGGCATGGAGGTGGTTATGGCAGCGGTGCTGGTGGAGGCTATGGAAGTGGACATGAAGGTGGTGGTATAGGAGGTGGTTACAAAGGAGGTCATGAAGGTGGTGTAGGAGGAGGCATTGGTGGTGGCTATGGAGGAGGTGGTGCAGGAGGTGGCACTGGGGGTGGCTATGGAGGAGGTCATGGAGTAGGAGGAGGTGTTGGTGGTGGTTATGGAGGTGGCCATAAAGGTGGTGTTGGTGGTGGTTATGGAGGTGGCCATCAAGGTGGTGTAGGTGGTGGATATGGAGGAGGTATAGGAGGTGGCCATGGAGGTGGAGTTGGTGGTGGATATGGAGGAGGTATAGGAGGTGGCCATGAAGGTGGTGGATACAAAGGTGGTGTCGGTGGTGGTTATGGAGGAGGAAAAGGTGGGGGTGTTGGCGGTGGAGTAGGTGGAGGGGCCGGTGGTGGCTATGAAGGAGGACATGGAAGTGGAGTTGGTGGGGGCTATGGAGGTGGAATTGGAGGAGGTCATGGAAGTGGAGCTGGAGGCGGAGTTGGTGGCGGATATGGTCACGAAGGTGGTGCTAGTGGGGGATATGGAGGTGGCATTGGAGGAGGGCACGGAAGTGGAGTTGGTGGTGGATATGGCCCCGGAGGTGGTGCAGGCGGAGGGGGCGGTGGATATGGCCACGGAGGTGGTGTAGGTGGAGGCATTGGTGGCGGTTATGGAAGTGGCCATGAAGGAGGATATGGTGGTGGTTATGGAAGTGGCCATGAAAGAGGATATGGTGGTGGTTATGAAGGCGGTGTTGGTAGTGGTACAGGTGGTAGCTATGGAGGTGGTGCAGGTGAAGGACAAGGAGGAGGACATGGAGGTGGTGGTTACTAAGAGAGAGATTATTAGTCATGGAAATTGGAAATCAAGAAGTGGATCAGTACCAAATCACCATCCTTTTAAAGCTCAAATCAATAATATAGTAGTTGTTAGTTAGGCATTCTAAAAGCCTTGCATGGATGTGTGCACGTGCACATGCACATGCATTCATTTTATAGTATCCCCTGCTTATGATTATGAGCTTTTAGGTAAGAAAATAACTTGTATTGTACCTTATGATGTATGTTTGTTTTTGTAATGTTACGACATGTTGAgcatttggaatatattattatatttagggCTAATTCTGAGTTTATAAGGGTTAGAAGTGAAAGATAAATTATAGGCCTTAATGATTATTTCCTTCATTTCACATTATTTGCTCTTCATGCTGTCAATTCTCCACATAAAATATCATTATCTTATGTAACTTAAACATAACGAAAGAAGTATATAAAGCAAATATTAGaaatttatttcaataataccgaaaaataaaataatgtacGTAGAACTACAAAAGACAACTCATTGACTGGGtgacaaaaataatacaactaaaaaattttattattgtaaatatttgatattacatctctaaataaacatataaataatgcattacataaaaaaaaaaaccaatagaGAAAATTTCTTAAATTGTTAATAACTTATTACGTATAGTCACTGtctataaatttaaaaacttcTTAAAGTAATATGAAAAAGattgaatatttgaattataaaaaaaaaattaatattaataataaaaaattctcaATTTGTTAATAACTTATCACTGACTGGAAAGCAGTATGATAGACCGTCCGATCATGTCACTCAAATACATGTTGGTTAGTCGGTAGGAGtaagaaattttttattataattttatttttttatctgtATAAAACAGCTAAAATATCATGCTTAGCACTTTCGAATACCCGGAAATGATTTCTACATAAATTTATGCTCATTACTTTCGAATATCCAAAATTGATTTAAATGTTATCAACTAAAATATACAATATTGGATAtcaaaaattatttcagatAATCAGATTTCAGTTTGAAATCTAATACTTATGTATTGgtagttatttatattttcaagtCGGATATCCATTCCCAACTggatttttaatcaattatatatcctaaaattaaaattgaatatcaaaTCGAATTATTAGATTTTTAGATAATCAAATAATTGTGTCCGACCCTAGGGCGGCTACCAGTGGAGGTGGAAGAAGGgtagaaatatttttatttttattttcaaattttttaaaaaataatattatagcgaatctttaaaaacttaaaatgtttgaaaacaaaccaaataaaatttttcgTTTTCTTTTCTCTTATATTACCTGGATTAAATTGTTTTGGCTAGAATTTCATCTAGTAGTAAAATTTCATAATACAAAAATAATCATATGAGACGATCTTACTTTAAAGTAGATTTGatatatgagttaaatagtctaattaatacaaaatatgagaatataaattctttattttaaagttgtttcaTTAAGAGAGTGTTTGTCACTAGAGTAGTtgttcataaattttttaagtATAATACATAAATACTTATACCAAAAACACGAAATTAAaggttcaaaaaataaaaactacttTTATGTGAGACCATGTCAAAATAAGACGTTACAAAATAACGAATTaatgattttctttttaatataaatttatattaactgAACTATTTAGTTCATATATATAACACGTTTCATATTGAGATGCCAAGATGGttttaaaaaagtcaaaattctttATTAAAACTGTTTTATATTTAACATTAAGGACAACAATCTCTTTTGTACGagatcgtctcaccatgagacgggtcTGTATAATTAActcattactttaattaattactttaagatcataagtgatctttttaagattataagtaatcactctaaaactataaaaagtaattttttaaaattacaagtaatcactttaacattataagtgatcactctaagacaaaaaatatatattgggccAGTCTAATAAAAATGGTCTCACCGTAAGACCGTTTCAATATATATTGGGCCAGTCTAATAGAATTGGTCTCACCGTAAGACcgtttcatttaagaattagggTAAGTAAAAATGCAAAAACATGAAGAAACGAAACATACTTAACGGCCCAACAGAATGTTCAAGAGAAATCTACAATATTCGCAACTAATTCTGTCATAACCACAATGAGTTGAGTGATCTGATGACCAAACAACCCACTATCCAAATCTTGtttacttattagttattatgtCTGAGTTTCGCTTGAATTGAGTGTAgatatttaaggggtaaataaaaatcaaagtaagAAAACAAAGTTAAATAGatagaaaattatgaatttgattgttagagGTACAAGAATTGGTTAGAAGGTAATGAAAATGGATAAAACAACAATTATTTCCCTCATATTGAGGTATAAATCTACCCTAAGGGAGGGTGGGAGAATAATTTCTTCAAATTAGAAAAATCATTatccttttttattcattttttttagtttaatctCATTCTATATCTTtcacaaaaattttaattacttcaTTTGTACCTCAAGTTAACTTTAtttcactaatttaattttttttacctcttaaaaatttatactCAATCCAAGTGAACCCAAAATCCTAATTAGTCACTTTGTTACTACTCACAAATCACGATAATTACTCTGATTATAGTTATTATGAACGGAATATACtaggtaaaataataataatcattttttatcACCCAACCTACAATATACTCAAAAATATAGTTCACGTAGTTATGTacctatttttatttatcacgTATACTATTAAGAGTTAATTGAAAtcaatttttctattttcaaaATGCTAAAATTTCATATATTCAATCTGTAAACCCTACTTAAATGAACCACTTATATTGATAAATGATTCTTTAAGTTTGATTAATACAAATAATTTACTCGTTGTTAAGGGGTGACGCATTGTAACTCGAGCAGCCACTTACACGGTTACATccctaaaatttcattaatgatttttattttaaattatttttttatctgttttcaatacaatcataaTTACTTTATATctct harbors:
- the LOC130800271 gene encoding glycine-rich cell wall structural protein-like; this encodes MGRFWKALGMSVLVLTLGVFFVGLVEGRRLEETTNVGKEGCEEGGYGGGVGKGGGYGGGIGHGGGYGGGVGGGHGGGIGGGHGGGVEGGHGGGIGVGHGGGYGSGAGGGYGSGHEGGGIGGGYKGGHEGGVGGGIGGGYGGGGAGGGTGGGYGGGHGVGGGVGGGYGGGHKGGVGGGYGGGHQGGVGGGYGGGIGGGHGGGVGGGYGGGIGGGHEGGGYKGGVGGGYGGGKGGGVGGGVGGGAGGGYEGGHGSGVGGGYGGGIGGGHGSGAGGGVGGGYGHEGGASGGYGGGIGGGHGSGVGGGYGPGGGAGGGGGGYGHGGGVGGGIGGGYGSGHEGGYGGGYGSGHERGYGGGYEGGVGSGTGGSYGGGAGEGQGGGHGGGGY